One segment of Hippopotamus amphibius kiboko isolate mHipAmp2 chromosome 2, mHipAmp2.hap2, whole genome shotgun sequence DNA contains the following:
- the MESD gene encoding LRP chaperone MESD — protein MAASGWVRATVVLLCASDLLLLLLPPSRAFASEGPAETPGEATPPPRKKKKDIRDYNDADMARLLEQWEKDDDIEEGDLPEHKRPSAPIDFSQIDPGKPESLLKMTKKGKTLMMFVTVSGSPTEKETEEITSLWQGSLFNANYDVQRFIVGSDRAIFMLRDGSYAWEIKDFLVSQDRCADVTLEGQVYPGKGGGSKEKNKTKQEKGKKKKEAEPKSRASKENNRAGSKREEL, from the exons ATGGCGGCCTCCGGCTGGGTGCGCGCCACCGTGgtccttctctgtgcctctgatctgctgctgctcctgctgccgcCGTCGCGGGCCTTCGCCTCTGAGGGCCCGGCCGAGACGCCCGGCGAGGCCACCCCGCCTCCccggaagaagaagaaggatatTCGCGACTACAATGACGCTGACATGGCTCGTCTTCTGGAACAGTGGGAG AAAGATGACGACATAGAAGAAGGAGATCTCCCAGAGCACAAAAGGCCCTCTGCGCCTATAGACTTCTCCCAGATAGACCCGGGCAAGCCTGAGAGCCTGTTGAAGATGACAAAGAAGGGCAAGACTCTCATGATGTTTGTCACAGTGTCAGGAAGCCCCACGGAGAAGGAGACGGAGGAGATCACGAGCCTCTGGCAGGGCAGTCTGTTCAACGCCAACTACGACGTCCAGAG GTTCATCGTGGGGTCAGACCGTGCCATCTTCATGCTGCGTGACGGCAGCTACGCCTGGGAGATCAAGGACTTCTTGGTCAGTCAAGACAGGTGTGCTGATGTAACTCTGGAAGGACAGGTGTACCCTGGCAAAGGAggaggaagcaaagagaaaaataaaaccaagcaagagaaaggcaaaaagaagaaggaagcagagcCAAAATCTCGGGCTTCGAAGGAAAATAATCGAGCTGGGAGTAAAAGAGAAGAGCTGTAA